From a single Desulfobaccales bacterium genomic region:
- the arsM gene encoding arsenite methyltransferase has translation MNDQNLKDVIKDRYGKIARGEQTFCCPTCGPTTTDQCLAVGYTGEDLALVPEMAILGVGCGNPTALADLKVGETVLDLGSGAGIDVFLAAHKVGEPGRVIGVDMTEDMVARGQQLAREHGFGNVEFRHGDIEHLPVDSGTVDVVISNCVINLTPDKLASFTEIHRVLKPGGRILISDLVTSGELPEDVRASAAAWADCLAGAMEKEAYLETIRRAGFAEVTAVSESSYEAPEMDERLRGKILSVKVRAVRGQ, from the coding sequence TCTGAAAGACGTCATCAAGGACCGTTACGGCAAGATCGCCCGGGGGGAGCAGACATTCTGCTGCCCCACCTGCGGGCCCACGACTACTGACCAGTGCCTGGCGGTGGGCTATACCGGCGAGGACCTGGCGCTGGTCCCGGAAATGGCGATCTTGGGGGTAGGCTGCGGCAACCCCACGGCGCTGGCGGACCTTAAAGTTGGTGAAACCGTCCTGGACCTGGGCTCCGGCGCGGGCATCGATGTCTTCCTGGCGGCCCACAAGGTCGGTGAGCCGGGCCGGGTTATCGGGGTGGATATGACCGAAGACATGGTGGCTCGGGGGCAGCAACTGGCCCGGGAGCATGGCTTTGGCAACGTGGAGTTCCGCCATGGCGATATCGAGCATCTGCCGGTAGATTCTGGAACCGTGGATGTGGTCATCAGCAATTGCGTGATCAACCTGACCCCGGACAAGCTGGCGAGCTTCACCGAAATCCATCGGGTCCTGAAACCCGGCGGCCGGATACTCATCTCCGACTTAGTGACTTCGGGCGAGCTTCCGGAAGACGTGCGGGCCAGCGCCGCGGCCTGGGCCGACTGCCTGGCCGGAGCCATGGAGAAAGAGGCTTACCTGGAGACCATCCGCCGCGCCGGTTTTGCCGAAGTAACCGCGGTTTCCGAGTCGTCCTATGAGGCTCCGGAGATGGATGAGCGTCTGCGCGGCAAAATCCTCAGCGTGAAAGTGCGCGCCGTCAGAGGTCAATGA
- a CDS encoding thioredoxin family protein has product MWVTPGAGEVSHVRDMKDTIALGVFGTPGLLINDDVKAVGNLPSREALKKWLQEAAASLS; this is encoded by the coding sequence ATCTGGGTTACACCTGGTGCCGGGGAGGTTTCGCACGTTCGAGACATGAAGGACACCATCGCTTTGGGAGTGTTTGGAACTCCGGGGCTCCTGATCAACGATGACGTTAAAGCTGTGGGGAACCTCCCCAGCCGGGAAGCGCTGAAAAAATGGTTGCAGGAAGCTGCGGCGTCGCTCAGTTGA
- a CDS encoding thioredoxin family protein, whose protein sequence is MKKLQVLGPGCPKCIELAKRTDEAAKVSGMDYELEKVSELKKIMAFGVFMTPALVVDGEVKVVGKVPSVDEIKKMIS, encoded by the coding sequence ATGAAAAAATTGCAGGTACTGGGGCCGGGCTGCCCCAAGTGCATCGAGTTGGCCAAGCGCACCGATGAGGCCGCCAAGGTTTCAGGTATGGACTATGAACTGGAAAAGGTCTCGGAGCTCAAAAAGATCATGGCCTTCGGGGTGTTTATGACCCCGGCCCTGGTGGTGGACGGCGAAGTGAAGGTGGTGGGCAAGGTGCCCAGCGTGGACGAGATCAAAAAGATGATCTCCTGA
- a CDS encoding arsenate reductase ArsC: MLKVLFLCTENSCRSQMAEGLVNHDLAGQVKAYSAGIRPSRVNPRAIQVMAELGIDISQHHSKSVDDLAGEHFDLVITVCDQAQQQCPIFPGESEVMHVGFPDPAKATGTEAEVLTMFRWVRDGLRERLGYLLRKKLGDRREKD, encoded by the coding sequence ATGTTGAAGGTCTTATTTCTCTGCACCGAAAACTCCTGCCGCAGCCAGATGGCTGAAGGCTTGGTAAACCACGACCTGGCCGGACAGGTTAAGGCGTATTCCGCCGGGATCAGACCCAGCCGGGTGAACCCCCGGGCCATCCAGGTCATGGCCGAGTTGGGCATCGACATCAGTCAACACCACTCGAAATCTGTGGACGACCTGGCCGGAGAGCACTTCGACCTGGTGATCACCGTGTGCGATCAGGCCCAACAGCAATGTCCCATCTTTCCCGGGGAATCTGAGGTTATGCACGTGGGCTTCCCGGACCCGGCCAAGGCCACGGGCACGGAGGCAGAAGTTCTCACGATGTTCCGCTGGGTGCGGGACGGCCTGCGGGAACGCCTGGGGTATCTTTTACGGAAGAAACTCGGAGATCGCCGGGAGAAAGATTGA
- a CDS encoding (Fe-S)-binding protein, whose translation MLLEKIDNFDIFRPKMDSSKEVLHGIATFQADISPAFPYVNAELGGWDYNQANQVLLIKLSDGKWITLHPHKIAIRGIRDLEEANALLTWIQAQINGIYERRESITPRHVSQAGLKVIEILKLLPMTSCKVCGYLTCMAYAAALREGEIFLEACKPLWEENYRENREKLLAYLESYGWRALDAD comes from the coding sequence ATGTTGTTGGAGAAGATTGATAATTTTGACATCTTTCGCCCGAAAATGGACTCCAGCAAGGAGGTCCTGCACGGCATCGCCACGTTTCAGGCGGACATCTCCCCGGCTTTCCCCTATGTCAATGCCGAATTGGGCGGTTGGGACTACAATCAAGCCAATCAGGTGCTCCTGATCAAGCTTTCCGACGGCAAGTGGATCACCCTGCACCCCCACAAGATCGCCATACGGGGGATTCGGGACCTGGAAGAAGCCAACGCGCTGCTGACCTGGATCCAGGCCCAGATCAATGGCATTTATGAACGGCGGGAATCTATCACGCCGCGCCACGTGAGTCAGGCCGGCCTCAAAGTCATCGAGATTTTGAAACTTCTCCCTATGACCAGCTGCAAGGTTTGTGGTTATCTGACCTGCATGGCCTACGCCGCGGCTTTGCGGGAAGGCGAGATTTTCCTGGAGGCCTGTAAACCTCTCTGGGAAGAAAACTACCGTGAAAATCGGGAAAAGCTCCTAGCCTATCTGGAGAGCTATGGCTGGCGGGCCTTGGACGCGGACTAG
- a CDS encoding DUF1573 domain-containing protein codes for MRIDKLAYRALIWILLLLCTPMAAMATIGPKAQVPETTHDFGEIFEDRELTHTFTIKNIGDALLEIKDIDSDCACTAADSDRRIPPGGQGRIKLTIAPYSVLRQFAKKTKVFFNDPDHPQVVLTMQGYGKPFIEIQPSHIIRFRGKPGEELRDQVRFISHLPGHWEIKEARTNIPDAIDIKVKPEEPGRVYVVEVRNKRQEAGNYAGVIELFTNSEKRPRLIMRVFGELSIPSSQGQ; via the coding sequence ATGCGTATCGATAAATTGGCTTATCGGGCTTTAATCTGGATATTACTGCTGCTGTGCACGCCGATGGCAGCCATGGCCACCATCGGGCCGAAAGCCCAGGTCCCCGAGACCACCCATGATTTCGGCGAAATTTTTGAAGACCGGGAGTTAACCCACACCTTCACCATCAAGAATATCGGCGACGCCCTCCTGGAGATCAAGGATATCGACTCCGATTGCGCCTGCACCGCGGCGGACTCCGACCGGCGCATCCCCCCAGGCGGGCAGGGCCGCATCAAGCTGACCATCGCCCCTTACTCGGTGCTCCGGCAATTTGCCAAGAAAACCAAGGTGTTTTTCAACGACCCGGACCATCCCCAGGTGGTCCTGACCATGCAAGGTTACGGTAAACCTTTCATTGAAATCCAGCCCAGCCACATCATCCGGTTCCGGGGCAAGCCGGGTGAGGAACTCCGGGATCAGGTCCGCTTCATCTCTCACCTTCCCGGTCACTGGGAAATCAAGGAAGCCCGCACCAATATCCCGGATGCCATCGACATCAAGGTCAAGCCGGAAGAGCCGGGCCGGGTTTATGTGGTGGAGGTCCGCAACAAACGGCAGGAAGCAGGCAATTATGCCGGCGTCATTGAACTATTTACCAATTCGGAAAAGCGGCCTCGCCTGATCATGCGGGTGTTCGGGGAGCTTTCCATCCCCTCTTCGCAAGGCCAATGA
- the hisB gene encoding imidazoleglycerol-phosphate dehydratase HisB produces MPLSKIHRQTRETEVSLELELDGRGQAAIDTGIPFLDHMLTLFTAHGYFDLTIKAEGDLEVDQHHTVEDIGICLGHAFREALAQRPKVKRYGEARVPMDEALAQVTVDLSNRPFLHLEVDLPPGGAGMDPQLLKEFWRAASIHGGMTLHISVPYGENTHHILEAIFKAAGRALDAATQPEPRATGVPSTKGVL; encoded by the coding sequence ATGCCCTTAAGTAAAATCCACCGTCAGACCCGGGAAACGGAAGTCAGCCTGGAACTGGAACTGGACGGCCGGGGCCAGGCGGCCATCGATACCGGCATCCCGTTTCTTGATCACATGCTCACCCTCTTCACGGCCCACGGCTATTTTGATCTAACCATCAAGGCTGAGGGCGATCTGGAGGTGGATCAGCACCACACCGTGGAGGACATCGGCATCTGCTTAGGGCACGCTTTTCGGGAGGCCCTGGCTCAACGCCCCAAGGTAAAGCGCTACGGCGAGGCCCGGGTTCCCATGGACGAGGCCTTGGCTCAGGTCACCGTGGACCTGAGCAACCGCCCTTTCCTCCACCTGGAAGTGGACCTGCCGCCAGGGGGCGCCGGCATGGACCCGCAGTTACTCAAGGAATTCTGGCGGGCCGCATCCATCCACGGTGGCATGACCCTGCACATCAGCGTGCCCTATGGGGAGAACACCCACCACATCCTGGAGGCGATCTTCAAGGCTGCAGGCCGGGCCCTGGACGCCGCCACCCAGCCGGAACCCCGGGCCACCGGGGTGCCATCCACTAAGGGGGTGCTTTAA
- a CDS encoding DUF1573 domain-containing protein, translating to MIDAQHCQHHQTRRVRFFTSFCALLLLGAAMAWGGQSTPAWAAGTGPVATIRETTFDFGKIFEDRALTHTFMVKNTGSAPLKVEDVDPDCACTVASYDKTIPPGQEGAITLTIKPFSVLQQFKKETKIRLNDPERPMVQLVMTGLALPFIEILPSHIVRLRGAPGEEVKGQVTFISHLPTPWEIMEYRTSIPDKIEVTLKPEVPGKEYVLEVRNKSREAGAYAGLVELFTNSKERPRLIVRVFGELYLPSAGGQ from the coding sequence GTGATCGACGCACAGCATTGCCAACATCACCAAACCCGGCGGGTACGATTTTTCACCTCTTTTTGCGCCCTGCTGCTCTTAGGTGCAGCCATGGCCTGGGGGGGCCAGTCCACCCCAGCCTGGGCCGCAGGGACCGGACCTGTGGCCACCATCAGGGAAACCACTTTTGATTTTGGTAAAATCTTCGAAGATCGAGCCTTGACGCATACCTTCATGGTTAAAAATACCGGATCAGCGCCGTTAAAAGTCGAGGATGTAGACCCGGATTGCGCCTGCACGGTAGCCAGTTACGATAAAACCATTCCTCCCGGCCAGGAGGGGGCCATCACCCTGACCATTAAACCCTTCTCAGTGCTCCAGCAGTTCAAGAAAGAGACCAAGATCAGACTCAACGACCCGGAGCGGCCCATGGTGCAACTGGTCATGACGGGCTTGGCCCTCCCTTTTATCGAGATCCTGCCCAGTCATATTGTGCGGCTGCGAGGCGCCCCCGGTGAAGAGGTCAAGGGCCAGGTGACCTTTATTTCGCATCTGCCCACCCCCTGGGAAATTATGGAATATCGCACCAGTATTCCCGACAAGATCGAAGTGACTCTCAAGCCGGAAGTGCCGGGCAAAGAATATGTCCTGGAAGTGCGCAACAAGAGCCGGGAGGCGGGCGCCTATGCCGGTCTGGTGGAGCTGTTCACCAACTCCAAAGAGCGGCCTCGCCTCATTGTGCGGGTCTTTGGGGAACTCTACTTGCCTTCCGCGGGCGGCCAGTAA
- a CDS encoding NAD-binding protein has translation MVTFRKIAQMAAMLLALLLIGSLGFVWLQGWDFFDALYMTVTTLSTVGYGEIHPLTRIGRLYNMVLILSGMGVMFYILGSLARVVIEGEIRAVFGRRKLIKHIKRLKNHYILCGYGRIGEIIALQLKDRGLPLVVIENDPALLSRLEASGYFFISGDATREEVLMEAGIERAKGLISVVSTDAANVYTVLTARSLNPRLFIVARGEEEGSEKKLLRAGADKVESPYRMGGQKMAHTILHPTVTTFMELAMKEGIEWSMEEIAVGQASALLGVPLKDSGIRQKLDLILVAIKRADGEMIFNPSYDTAILAGDTLIALGLRKNLDALEEMVQ, from the coding sequence ATGGTAACCTTCCGTAAAATTGCCCAGATGGCTGCCATGTTGCTGGCCCTTTTGTTGATCGGCAGCCTGGGCTTTGTCTGGCTGCAAGGTTGGGACTTTTTTGACGCCCTTTATATGACGGTGACCACCCTCTCCACTGTGGGTTATGGGGAGATTCATCCCCTGACGCGGATAGGGCGTCTTTACAACATGGTACTCATTCTTAGCGGCATGGGTGTCATGTTTTATATTCTGGGCTCCCTGGCCCGGGTGGTGATCGAAGGGGAAATTCGCGCAGTTTTCGGAAGGCGAAAATTGATAAAACATATCAAGAGGTTGAAAAACCATTACATTCTCTGTGGCTATGGGCGCATCGGTGAAATTATCGCTCTGCAGCTCAAAGATCGCGGCCTGCCCCTGGTGGTCATCGAGAACGACCCGGCATTGCTTTCTCGCCTGGAAGCCTCGGGATATTTTTTCATCAGCGGAGATGCTACCCGGGAAGAAGTCCTCATGGAGGCCGGGATCGAACGGGCCAAAGGTTTGATCTCCGTGGTGTCCACCGACGCAGCCAATGTCTATACCGTGCTGACGGCGCGCAGTCTCAACCCTCGTTTGTTCATCGTGGCCCGGGGGGAAGAGGAGGGTTCCGAAAAGAAGCTGCTCCGGGCGGGGGCCGACAAGGTAGAGTCGCCCTATCGCATGGGCGGCCAGAAAATGGCCCATACCATTTTGCATCCAACGGTGACCACCTTCATGGAACTGGCCATGAAGGAAGGGATAGAGTGGAGCATGGAAGAGATTGCCGTAGGCCAGGCTTCAGCCCTTCTGGGGGTGCCTCTGAAAGACTCGGGCATCCGCCAAAAATTGGACCTGATCCTGGTGGCCATCAAAAGGGCCGATGGCGAGATGATCTTCAATCCCAGCTACGATACCGCCATTTTGGCGGGGGACACCCTTATCGCTCTGGGGTTGCGTAAAAACCTGGACGCCCTGGAAGAGATGGTGCAATAA
- a CDS encoding metal-dependent hydrolase, translating to MAQSKIGRGVKITFLGHSAFKLTGAGVNVLIDPWLSNPLLNTPVAQVGPVDVILVTHGHGDHVGETVAVAKATGATVVAIHELSLILAGQGAPQVIGMNKGGTMSVAGCKVTMTNAVHSSAVEEGGKLIAAGDPGGFVIEFGNGFVAYHAGDTAVFKDMELIRELYHPEVAMLPIGSHYVMSPAEAALACRMLKPRWVIPMHYGTFPVLTGTAEELIERLKGEPEITVIPLKPGETVE from the coding sequence ATGGCGCAGTCAAAAATCGGCCGCGGGGTAAAGATCACCTTCTTGGGCCATTCGGCCTTCAAACTGACGGGTGCGGGGGTGAATGTACTCATCGACCCCTGGCTCAGCAATCCGCTGCTCAATACGCCGGTGGCCCAGGTGGGGCCGGTGGACGTCATACTGGTGACCCACGGCCACGGCGACCACGTGGGGGAAACCGTGGCTGTGGCGAAGGCGACCGGCGCGACGGTGGTGGCCATTCATGAACTCAGCCTGATCCTGGCAGGTCAGGGGGCCCCTCAGGTGATCGGCATGAACAAGGGCGGGACCATGAGCGTGGCCGGGTGCAAGGTCACCATGACCAACGCGGTGCACTCCTCCGCAGTGGAAGAAGGCGGTAAGCTCATTGCCGCGGGCGACCCCGGCGGCTTCGTCATTGAGTTTGGGAACGGCTTTGTGGCCTACCACGCCGGCGACACGGCAGTCTTCAAGGACATGGAACTCATCCGGGAGCTTTATCACCCGGAGGTGGCCATGCTGCCCATCGGCAGCCATTACGTCATGAGCCCCGCGGAGGCGGCCCTGGCTTGCCGGATGCTGAAACCCCGCTGGGTCATCCCCATGCATTACGGCACCTTTCCGGTGCTCACCGGCACCGCGGAGGAGTTGATCGAACGCCTGAAAGGGGAGCCGGAGATCACGGTTATTCCCTTGAAACCGGGCGAGACGGTGGAATAA
- the recJ gene encoding single-stranded-DNA-specific exonuclease RecJ, translating into MRRKKAWQVYPEQPELVASVMARHNLPPLVARILLNRGLAAADDILAYLDPSLERLNPPFGLPDLEAATGRLGRAVRQGEPIAVYGDYDADGLTATALMQQFFRELDLPCFAYIPDRLTQGYGLKTQGLKELAAQAKLLVTVDCGISDFQEVARARELGLEVIITDHHEVPLKLPEALAVVNPKRVGHDYPFRELAGVGVALLLALGVRAELRAEGWFRSHREPNMRSYLDLVALGTAADVVPLVGENRILVHQGLKVLEESRRPGIIALKEVTQLEGKPISYQDVVFRLAPRLNAAGRMGQARCALELLLSDDLAQARVQARYLHNLNRQRQTLEEEVLKQARTLIRQGGLESRKVLVLGKEGWHPGVIGIVAARLAEEYYRPVALVSLENGRGRGSARSIEGFHLFQGLNACSSALHKYGGHQAAAGFEMAADNLPALQDLMDQAFQAQLGEKPPRPTLKVDAQAALQDLDHIFYRHLETLRPFGPGNPAPVIVCLEVECLGSRIVGGKHLKVQLAQGGSVLEAIAFDKAGSHPMSGTLDVALGARVSHYQGRTYPDLRLLDWGRP; encoded by the coding sequence TTGCGCCGCAAGAAGGCCTGGCAGGTATATCCCGAACAGCCGGAATTGGTAGCCTCAGTCATGGCTCGCCATAATCTCCCGCCTTTGGTGGCCCGCATCCTGTTGAACCGGGGTTTGGCCGCCGCGGACGATATTCTGGCGTATCTGGACCCCTCCCTGGAACGGCTGAATCCCCCCTTCGGGCTGCCGGACCTGGAGGCCGCGACGGGCCGTCTGGGCCGGGCGGTGCGCCAGGGGGAGCCGATTGCGGTGTATGGCGACTACGACGCCGACGGTCTCACCGCCACCGCCTTGATGCAGCAGTTTTTCCGGGAGCTGGACCTGCCGTGCTTCGCCTATATCCCCGACCGGTTGACCCAAGGCTACGGCCTCAAGACCCAGGGCTTAAAAGAGCTGGCGGCTCAGGCCAAGCTTTTAGTCACGGTAGACTGCGGCATCAGCGACTTTCAGGAAGTGGCGCGGGCGCGGGAACTGGGGCTGGAGGTGATCATCACCGATCACCACGAAGTGCCCCTGAAACTACCCGAAGCCCTGGCCGTGGTCAACCCCAAGCGCGTTGGCCACGATTACCCCTTTAGGGAACTCGCCGGGGTGGGAGTGGCATTGCTCCTGGCCCTGGGGGTGCGGGCCGAGCTTAGGGCCGAAGGCTGGTTTAGGTCCCACCGGGAGCCCAACATGAGGTCCTATCTGGACCTGGTGGCCCTGGGCACCGCGGCGGACGTGGTGCCGCTGGTGGGGGAAAACCGCATCCTGGTGCACCAGGGGCTTAAGGTTCTGGAAGAGAGCCGGCGCCCTGGCATCATTGCCCTGAAGGAAGTCACCCAACTGGAAGGCAAACCCATCTCCTATCAGGATGTGGTGTTTAGGCTGGCGCCCCGGCTCAATGCCGCGGGACGCATGGGCCAGGCCCGGTGCGCCCTGGAACTGCTCTTAAGCGACGACCTGGCCCAGGCCCGGGTTCAGGCCAGATATTTGCATAACCTCAACCGGCAACGCCAGACTTTGGAAGAGGAGGTCTTAAAACAGGCCAGGACGCTGATCCGTCAAGGTGGTCTGGAGTCGCGGAAAGTGTTGGTCCTGGGTAAAGAGGGCTGGCACCCCGGGGTGATCGGCATTGTAGCGGCCCGTCTGGCCGAGGAATATTACCGGCCCGTGGCCCTGGTGAGCCTGGAAAACGGCCGGGGCCGGGGCTCGGCCCGGTCCATCGAGGGCTTCCACCTGTTTCAGGGGCTTAACGCCTGCAGCAGCGCGCTCCATAAGTACGGGGGGCACCAGGCCGCGGCGGGCTTCGAGATGGCGGCGGACAACCTGCCCGCCTTACAAGACCTCATGGATCAGGCCTTCCAGGCGCAGTTGGGCGAAAAGCCGCCCCGGCCCACCCTCAAGGTCGACGCCCAGGCGGCGCTCCAAGACTTGGACCATATTTTTTATCGGCATCTGGAGACCCTGCGGCCCTTCGGACCCGGCAACCCGGCGCCGGTCATTGTCTGTTTGGAGGTGGAATGCCTGGGGTCCCGGATCGTAGGCGGCAAACATCTGAAGGTGCAATTGGCCCAAGGCGGCAGCGTCTTGGAGGCCATTGCCTTTGATAAGGCCGGCAGCCACCCTATGAGTGGCACGCTGGACGTGGCCTTGGGCGCCAGGGTCTCCCATTACCAGGGCCGGACCTATCCGGACCTGAGGCTCCTGGACTGGGGCAGGCCTTGA
- a CDS encoding response regulator transcription factor: MSKYRIMLADDHVMVRDGIKRIIQEDAKLSVVEETGDGVELMRLLEETTPDMVVLDISMPGLRGLEAVKIIKELYPQIKILILTMHKTKEYLYLAMNDGADGYVLKEDANDVLHKAIKTIRHGQTFISPTMLS, encoded by the coding sequence ATGTCCAAGTATCGGATTATGCTGGCAGATGATCACGTTATGGTGCGGGACGGGATAAAGCGGATAATTCAAGAAGATGCCAAGTTGAGCGTAGTCGAAGAAACCGGAGACGGCGTTGAACTTATGCGTCTCCTGGAAGAAACGACCCCGGATATGGTGGTCTTGGATATCTCTATGCCCGGACTGCGGGGCCTTGAGGCGGTCAAGATTATTAAGGAACTCTATCCACAAATTAAGATATTGATCCTTACTATGCATAAGACCAAGGAATATCTGTACTTAGCCATGAATGACGGCGCCGATGGGTATGTCCTCAAAGAGGATGCCAACGATGTCCTGCATAAAGCCATCAAAACCATCCGCCACGGTCAAACTTTTATCTCACCCACCATGTTGAGTTAG
- a CDS encoding polysaccharide deacetylase family protein — translation MTRMLRIVAGIMLLAMCFCAAAMAEDQVTVPILLYHRFGPTVADGMTTTTNLFASQLQWLKDHQYTVIPLRTLVNYVRGEGPPPPPKSVVICTDDGHKTVYSDMLPLVRKYNIPVTLFLYPSCISNASYAMTWEQLKKLQETGLFDMQGHTFWHPNFKKDKKKMTPAEFQKNLDKQLITSKAALEKRFGTKVDMLAWPFGIYDDELEKAAAKAGYVVAFSIDRRNVAKGDNLMTLPRYLMVNGDGSGKRFEAIVTGHAQEKGHKTY, via the coding sequence ATGACTCGTATGCTCCGTATTGTGGCTGGAATTATGCTGCTGGCCATGTGCTTCTGCGCTGCGGCCATGGCCGAGGATCAGGTTACCGTCCCCATATTGCTCTACCATCGGTTCGGCCCCACGGTGGCCGACGGTATGACCACGACCACCAACCTGTTTGCCTCTCAGCTCCAGTGGCTCAAGGACCACCAATACACGGTCATCCCATTAAGGACGCTGGTGAATTACGTGCGCGGAGAGGGTCCGCCTCCGCCCCCCAAATCAGTGGTGATATGTACGGATGACGGCCACAAGACGGTTTATAGCGATATGCTGCCTCTGGTGCGCAAATACAACATCCCCGTGACCCTGTTCCTTTATCCGTCCTGCATTTCCAACGCCTCCTACGCCATGACCTGGGAGCAGTTGAAGAAACTGCAGGAAACCGGCCTGTTCGACATGCAGGGGCATACCTTCTGGCATCCCAATTTCAAGAAGGATAAAAAGAAAATGACCCCCGCCGAGTTCCAGAAGAATTTGGACAAGCAGCTCATCACGTCCAAGGCCGCCCTGGAAAAAAGGTTCGGGACCAAGGTGGACATGCTGGCCTGGCCCTTTGGCATCTATGACGACGAGTTGGAAAAAGCTGCCGCCAAGGCGGGTTACGTGGTGGCCTTCAGCATCGATCGCCGCAATGTCGCTAAAGGCGACAACCTCATGACCTTGCCCCGCTACCTGATGGTCAACGGCGATGGTTCTGGAAAACGATTTGAAGCCATCGTCACCGGCCACGCCCAGGAAAAAGGGCATAAGACCTATTGA
- a CDS encoding putative glycoside hydrolase has protein sequence MKRQLLRFVLILVGSLVLSLPAMAADGTDGKVGDSQTKQPAAAATPAPEGKAAEGQPQKPAEIPAKAYNGKIIDAQTKAPIEGALVTLGDVVVRTDKDGVFHMDGKGETLKLRAPGYARKEVPLAEVAKPTAEIALTPFKVEALYLTVYGAASKKIREAALEAIQKNNMNALVIDVKGDRGFIPFKVDIPLAEEVGAQKIILFKDMPAFVASLKEKGLYLIARIVVFKDDPLAEGKPQWAVKKGGGVFRDREKLRWVDPFRREVWDYNIAIAKAAAAVGFDEVQFDYVRCPDTKGIVFSQPSNQNTRTEAVTGFLKAAHKALAPTNVMVAADIFGYVAWNTDDTGIGQKIDECVNAVDVVCPMLYPSGYHLGIPNYRNPVQHPYEIVYFTLKKSQERTGASPLRFRPWLQAFRDYAFRGGDFAEERMRIQIKASDKFGASGWMFWNPRNIYPTGKFKD, from the coding sequence ATGAAGCGGCAACTCTTAAGGTTCGTACTCATCCTGGTGGGGTCCCTGGTTCTCAGCCTTCCGGCTATGGCCGCTGACGGCACTGACGGCAAAGTCGGGGACAGCCAAACCAAGCAACCAGCCGCGGCCGCAACGCCTGCCCCGGAAGGGAAGGCCGCCGAGGGGCAACCCCAGAAACCCGCCGAGATCCCGGCCAAAGCCTATAACGGCAAGATCATAGACGCTCAGACCAAGGCGCCCATCGAAGGCGCTCTGGTCACCCTGGGCGACGTGGTCGTCCGCACCGACAAAGACGGCGTCTTTCATATGGACGGTAAGGGCGAGACCCTGAAGCTGCGGGCCCCGGGTTATGCCCGGAAGGAAGTCCCCCTGGCTGAAGTGGCCAAGCCTACCGCCGAGATCGCCCTTACCCCCTTCAAAGTCGAAGCCCTCTACCTCACGGTCTACGGGGCCGCCAGTAAGAAAATCCGCGAGGCCGCTCTGGAGGCCATTCAGAAGAATAACATGAATGCCCTGGTGATCGATGTCAAAGGGGATCGAGGCTTCATACCCTTTAAGGTCGACATTCCTCTGGCCGAAGAAGTGGGGGCCCAAAAGATCATCCTCTTTAAAGACATGCCGGCCTTCGTGGCGAGCCTGAAAGAGAAAGGTCTCTACCTCATCGCCCGCATTGTAGTCTTTAAGGATGATCCCCTGGCCGAGGGTAAACCCCAGTGGGCCGTCAAAAAGGGCGGCGGGGTGTTCCGGGATCGTGAGAAACTCCGCTGGGTCGATCCTTTCCGGCGCGAAGTGTGGGATTACAATATCGCCATTGCCAAGGCCGCCGCGGCCGTGGGTTTTGACGAAGTCCAGTTCGATTACGTCCGCTGTCCCGACACCAAAGGCATTGTCTTCTCCCAGCCCTCCAATCAGAACACCCGCACCGAGGCCGTTACCGGCTTTTTGAAGGCGGCCCATAAAGCCCTGGCGCCCACTAACGTCATGGTGGCCGCGGACATCTTCGGCTACGTCGCCTGGAACACCGACGATACCGGCATCGGCCAGAAGATCGATGAGTGCGTCAATGCCGTGGATGTCGTTTGTCCCATGCTGTACCCCTCCGGGTACCATTTGGGGATTCCCAACTACCGCAATCCGGTGCAACATCCCTATGAAATCGTCTACTTCACGTTGAAAAAGTCCCAGGAGCGCACCGGCGCCTCCCCGCTGCGCTTCCGCCCCTGGCTGCAGGCCTTTAGGGACTACGCCTTCCGCGGGGGCGACTTTGCCGAGGAGAGGATGCGGATTCAGATCAAGGCCTCGGACAAGTTCGGAGCAAGCGGCTGGATGTTCTGGAACCCGCGCAACATCTACCCCACAGGGAAATTTAAGGATTGA